CCCCGAGGCACAGCCCGCCCCGCGGGCGAACGCCCGGTCCGGCGAACCCGCTCGGTGGCGGAGGGCTCGGCGAGCCAGGCCGCTGCCGGTGACGCGGGTGCGCCGTCTCCGACGACCCCGCGCCGCAGCCGCTCGGCGGCGGAGGGTTCGGCCAGTCAGGCCGCTGCCGGTGATGCGGGTGCGCCGTCTCCGACGACCCCGCGCCGTGCGCGAACGGCCGTGGAGGACTCCGGGAGCCAGACCGTGCCCGGCGAGTCGGCTGCTCCGGCTTCGACGGGGCCACGCCGTGACCGCTCGGCGGCGGAGGGCTCGGCGAGTCAGGGGACGACGGGCGATACGCCTCCCTCGTCCCCGGCCGCCCCGCGGCGGACCCGTACGGCGGCGGAGGGCTCGACAAGCCAGACGTCCACCGGTCCTGAATCCACCACCTCCGGTCCCGAATCCCAGGCCACCGAAGCCGAACCAGCGGCGGCCGCGACCGGCTCCCAGCCACCGGACACCGAGCCGGAGTCGCCGGACGCCGAGCCCGGAACCCCGGCCACCTCGACGGCGCCGCGTCGGGCGCGAAGCGCGAGTGACGGCTCGGCGTCGCAGCGGACACAGCCAGGTGCCTCTGCCGGCCCGCGCCGTGCGCGCACCGCATCGGAGGGCTCCGCCGGCCAGCGGGCCGCGTCCGAATCCGGAGACAGCCGGCCGGGCAGGGCATCGCGCCCCCCGCGCAGCACGGACGCTCCCTGGCACCATGCCCGCCCGGCCTTCGAAGAACCGGCTCCCGAACCGTCGCCCGAAGCCGGACCGTTGCCGACTCCCGAGCCGTCGGGTGACCCGAAGACCCCGAACAGCACCTCGGAGTCACCGGGCACCCTGAAATCGACGGACGGTGCGAAGTCGCCCGACAGCACGGAGACATCGCGCAGTCCGGAGTCTCCCGAGCCTGCGGAGTCTCCCGAGCCCTCGGACACCCCCGACACCCCCGACACCCCCGACACCCCGAAACCGGCGAACAACCGGCAGCCCACCGACAACCCCGAAGACCCCACAGGAGGCCCGCGGTGAACGACGTGCTCGACGTCATCCTGCGACTCCTGATCGTGTTCGTCGTCTTCCTCACCTTCCCCCTGATCATCGGTCAGACCGAACACAAGGTGATGGCCCACATGCAGGGCCGCCTCGGCCCCATGTACGCCGGCGGCTTCCACGGCTGGGCCCAGCTGATCGCCGACGGCGTGAAGTTCGCGCAGAAGGAGGACGTCGTCCCCGCGGGCGCGGACCGCCGTATCTTCCAACTGGCCCCCGCCGTCGCCCTCCTGCCCTACCTCCTCGTCCTGCTCGCCATCCCCATCGGCCCGGACGAGGGAGCCGTCGGCCAGGTCATCGACGCCGGCGTCTTCTTCGTCCTGGCCGTCATGGGCGTCGGCGTCCTCGGCTCGCTGATGGCCGGCTGGGCGTCCGCGAACAAGTTCTCCCTCCTCGGCGGCCTGCGCACCGCCGCCCAGCTCCTCGCCTACGAACTGCCGATGCTCCTGACCGCCGCCTCGGTGGCGATGGCGGCCGGCACCGTCTCGATCCCCGGCATCCTCGACGCCTTCGAGTGGTGGTGGCTGCCCTGGCAGATCGTCGGCGCGATCGTCTTCTTCGTGGCCGGCCTCGCCGAGCTCCAGCGCCCGCCCTTCGACATGCCCGTCGCCGACTCGGAGATCATCTTCGGCGCGTACACCGAGTACACCGGCCTCCGCTTCGCCCTGTTCCTCCTCGCCGAGTACGCCGGAATCGTCGTCCTGTGCGGCCTGACCACCGTCCTCTTCCTGGGCGGCTGGCACGGCCCCTGGGGCGCCGACGGCCTCGGCTGGGTCTGGACCCTGCTGAAGACCGCCGTCCTCGCCTTCATCGTGATCTGGCTCCGCGTCACCTACCCCCGCCTGCGCGAGGACCAGCTCCAGAAACTGTCCTGGACCCTCCTCGTCCCCCTTTCCCTCGCCCAGATCGCCCTCACCGGCATCG
The genomic region above belongs to Streptomyces coeruleorubidus and contains:
- a CDS encoding NADH-quinone oxidoreductase subunit C; this encodes MTAAGWLPADVEELFGTDATAEESYEVLTVDVPPTTWISALETARDRLGCTYFDWLSAVDEPGTGFRVTAHVAALSPLRRLLLRTTVPHEAPALPSAVGVYAGAAWHERETHEMFGIAFEGHPALDHLLLPENFEGHPLRKDFVLAARVAKAWPGAKEPGESEHGGPKRRQMLPPGVPDPNEWGPLKGQLPPAPARGPGRTPADRPPRGTARPAGERPVRRTRSVAEGSASQAAAGDAGAPSPTTPRRSRSAAEGSASQAAAGDAGAPSPTTPRRARTAVEDSGSQTVPGESAAPASTGPRRDRSAAEGSASQGTTGDTPPSSPAAPRRTRTAAEGSTSQTSTGPESTTSGPESQATEAEPAAAATGSQPPDTEPESPDAEPGTPATSTAPRRARSASDGSASQRTQPGASAGPRRARTASEGSAGQRAASESGDSRPGRASRPPRSTDAPWHHARPAFEEPAPEPSPEAGPLPTPEPSGDPKTPNSTSESPGTLKSTDGAKSPDSTETSRSPESPEPAESPEPSDTPDTPDTPDTPKPANNRQPTDNPEDPTGGPR
- a CDS encoding complex I subunit 1/NuoH family protein — encoded protein: MNDVLDVILRLLIVFVVFLTFPLIIGQTEHKVMAHMQGRLGPMYAGGFHGWAQLIADGVKFAQKEDVVPAGADRRIFQLAPAVALLPYLLVLLAIPIGPDEGAVGQVIDAGVFFVLAVMGVGVLGSLMAGWASANKFSLLGGLRTAAQLLAYELPMLLTAASVAMAAGTVSIPGILDAFEWWWLPWQIVGAIVFFVAGLAELQRPPFDMPVADSEIIFGAYTEYTGLRFALFLLAEYAGIVVLCGLTTVLFLGGWHGPWGADGLGWVWTLLKTAVLAFIVIWLRVTYPRLREDQLQKLSWTLLVPLSLAQIALTGIVKVVIQ